Proteins co-encoded in one Kribbella solani genomic window:
- a CDS encoding ATP-binding cassette domain-containing protein, with translation MTTLQLRGIRKNFGAVAALTDVDLTVDAGQVVAVVGDNGAGKSTLVKVLSGVHAPDAGAIVFEGREVSIPGPAAAHKLGIATVFQDLALCENLNVIENLFLGQELGPFRLDDVAMEVRSWELLRQLSAKIPAVRLPVAALSGGQRQTVAIARSLLGDPKIIILDEPTAALGVAQTAEVLNLIDRLRQNGHGVIMISHNMADVRAVADQVVVLRLGRNNGVFDARGTSSEQLVAAITGADVTHRAGPVPTEGARQ, from the coding sequence ATGACGACACTCCAGCTCCGCGGCATCCGCAAGAACTTCGGTGCCGTGGCGGCACTGACCGACGTCGACCTGACCGTGGACGCCGGCCAGGTGGTCGCGGTCGTCGGCGACAACGGGGCCGGGAAGTCCACGCTGGTGAAGGTACTGTCCGGGGTCCACGCTCCGGACGCCGGCGCGATCGTCTTCGAGGGCCGCGAGGTGTCGATTCCGGGCCCGGCGGCAGCGCACAAGCTCGGCATCGCGACCGTGTTCCAGGACCTCGCGCTCTGCGAGAACCTCAACGTGATCGAGAACCTCTTCCTCGGCCAGGAGCTCGGCCCGTTCCGGCTCGACGACGTCGCGATGGAGGTCCGGTCCTGGGAGCTGCTTCGGCAGCTGTCCGCGAAGATCCCGGCCGTCCGGCTGCCGGTCGCGGCCCTCTCCGGCGGTCAGCGCCAGACGGTCGCGATCGCGCGAAGTCTGCTGGGCGATCCGAAGATCATCATCCTGGACGAGCCGACCGCGGCCCTCGGCGTCGCGCAGACCGCCGAGGTGCTGAACCTGATCGACCGGCTCCGCCAGAACGGCCACGGCGTGATCATGATCAGCCACAACATGGCCGACGTACGGGCGGTCGCCGATCAGGTCGTGGTCCTGCGGCTCGGCCGGAACAACGGCGTTTTCGATGCGCGCGGTACGTCGTCGGAGCAACTCGTCGCCGCGATCACCGGTGCCGACGTGACCCATCGCGCCGGCCCCGTACCGACTGAAGGAGCAAGGCAGTGA
- a CDS encoding sugar ABC transporter substrate-binding protein produces MKRYRVLAAAGLIALSTTVTACGSGAGASGGGSDAKIAFLMPDIASTRYELFDAPLFTAKMKELCSGCEVLYQNAAADPAKQQQQANSMLAQGVKAIVIDPVDSAAAASIVQAAQGQGVPVIAYDRPIPDKKADYYVSFDNEKIGKLIAQSLVDQLKATKATGGILQVNGSPTDAAAGLIKKGIHSAVDPSGLKLLAEFDTPGWAPPKAQEWVSGQITRFPNQIAGVVAANDGTGGATIAAFKAAGAKLPPVTGNDAELAALQRVISGDQYNTISKPIKIVADAAATIAHEFAKGNKPAGKTTLFDTPSELFTPTVVTRDNIAKVLREPGFAVKISDVCTAEYKAACTQLGLNS; encoded by the coding sequence ATGAAGCGTTACCGTGTATTGGCTGCCGCGGGGCTGATCGCGCTCTCGACGACCGTGACGGCCTGCGGTTCGGGGGCCGGCGCGAGCGGTGGCGGTTCGGACGCGAAGATCGCGTTCCTGATGCCGGACATCGCCTCCACCCGGTACGAGCTGTTCGACGCGCCGCTGTTCACCGCGAAGATGAAGGAGCTGTGCTCCGGCTGCGAGGTGCTGTACCAGAACGCGGCGGCCGATCCCGCCAAGCAGCAGCAACAGGCGAACTCGATGCTCGCGCAGGGCGTGAAGGCGATCGTGATCGATCCGGTCGACTCCGCCGCGGCTGCCTCGATCGTGCAGGCGGCGCAGGGCCAGGGCGTCCCGGTGATCGCGTACGACCGGCCGATCCCGGACAAGAAGGCCGACTACTACGTCTCGTTCGACAACGAGAAGATCGGCAAGCTGATCGCCCAGTCGCTGGTCGACCAGCTGAAGGCGACCAAGGCAACCGGCGGCATCCTGCAGGTCAACGGCTCCCCCACCGACGCCGCGGCAGGCCTGATCAAGAAGGGGATCCACAGCGCGGTCGACCCGAGCGGGCTGAAGCTGCTGGCCGAGTTCGACACCCCGGGCTGGGCGCCACCCAAGGCGCAGGAATGGGTCAGCGGCCAGATCACCCGGTTCCCGAACCAGATCGCCGGCGTGGTCGCGGCCAACGACGGCACCGGCGGCGCGACGATCGCCGCGTTCAAGGCGGCCGGCGCCAAGCTCCCGCCGGTGACCGGCAACGACGCCGAGCTGGCAGCCCTCCAGCGGGTCATCTCCGGCGACCAGTACAACACCATCTCCAAGCCGATCAAGATCGTCGCCGACGCCGCCGCGACCATCGCCCACGAGTTTGCCAAAGGCAACAAGCCGGCCGGCAAGACGACGCTGTTCGACACGCCCTCGGAGCTCTTCACACCGACCGTCGTGACCCGCGACAACATCGCGAAGGTACTGCGGGAGCCAGGTTTCGCGGTCAAGATCAGCGATGTCTGTACGGCTGAGTACAAGGCGGCGTGTACGCAGTTGGGCCTGAACTCATGA
- a CDS encoding CoA-binding protein, which produces MTDLGGYQDPLAIQRVLHGARTIAIVGLSANELRASHFVGYYLKRHGYDVIPVNPRETEILGRPSYPSLLDVPVPVDVVNVFRAPGALPEIARAAATIGAGALWCQFGVINLAGAEIAETAGLTVVMDRCLKIEHARYTGRMHWLGFNTHRITSTRSGLQ; this is translated from the coding sequence ATGACGGACCTCGGCGGGTACCAGGACCCGCTTGCCATCCAGCGTGTCCTGCACGGCGCCAGGACGATCGCGATCGTCGGCCTGTCGGCGAACGAACTCCGCGCCAGCCACTTCGTCGGTTACTACCTCAAACGGCACGGGTACGACGTGATCCCTGTCAACCCGCGCGAAACCGAGATCCTCGGCCGGCCGTCGTACCCGAGCCTGCTCGACGTACCCGTCCCGGTCGATGTCGTCAACGTCTTCCGCGCGCCCGGCGCCCTGCCCGAAATCGCTCGCGCCGCGGCAACCATCGGCGCCGGCGCGCTCTGGTGCCAATTCGGCGTCATCAACCTTGCGGGCGCCGAGATCGCGGAAACCGCCGGCCTCACCGTCGTCATGGACCGCTGCCTGAAGATCGAGCACGCCCGCTACACCGGCCGTATGCACTGGCTGGGCTTCAACACCCACCGCATCACCTCGACGCGCTCCGGTCTCCAGTAA
- a CDS encoding O-acetylhomoserine aminocarboxypropyltransferase/cysteine synthase family protein, with amino-acid sequence MSVEEARAYGFETRQLHAGQRPDPNTGARAVPIFQTTSYVFEDPESAAAYFNLQEYGNTYSRIMNPTVAVFEERVANLEGGAGAVAFASGIAAQAAALFTLLRPGDHVVASTALYGGTVNQLKHVLGKLSVELSWVDPDDADAWRHAVRPNTKAFFAETIGNPAGNVLDLETVANIAHEHELPLIVDNTFATPYLCRPIDWGADIVIHSATKFLGGHGTSIGGVVVEAGTFNWSNGRFPVIAEPSPAYHGLQFHETFGTYGYLMKLRAETLRDLGGALSPFNAFLFLQGLETLSLRMERHVANALAVAGFLRSHELASNVSHPGLADSRYRPLVDKYLPRGAGAVFSFDCAGGRAGGQGLISGLNLWSHLANVGDAKSLVIHPASTTHRQLSDHELAAAGVGPGTVRLSVGTESVDDLIWDLENGFKHVAAGIDRAEAGA; translated from the coding sequence ATGAGCGTAGAGGAAGCCCGCGCGTACGGCTTCGAAACCCGGCAGCTGCATGCCGGGCAGCGCCCCGACCCGAACACCGGCGCCCGCGCGGTACCGATCTTCCAGACCACCAGCTACGTGTTCGAGGATCCGGAGTCCGCGGCGGCGTACTTCAACCTGCAGGAGTACGGGAACACCTACTCGCGGATCATGAATCCGACCGTGGCCGTGTTCGAGGAACGGGTCGCGAACCTCGAAGGCGGCGCCGGAGCGGTCGCCTTCGCGAGCGGGATCGCCGCGCAGGCGGCCGCGCTGTTCACGCTACTGCGGCCCGGAGACCATGTGGTCGCGTCGACGGCCCTGTACGGGGGCACGGTCAACCAACTGAAGCATGTCCTCGGCAAGCTGAGCGTGGAACTGAGTTGGGTCGATCCCGATGACGCGGATGCCTGGCGGCACGCCGTACGCCCGAACACGAAGGCCTTCTTCGCCGAGACCATCGGCAACCCGGCCGGCAACGTACTCGACCTCGAGACCGTCGCGAACATCGCGCACGAACACGAGCTGCCGCTGATCGTCGACAACACGTTCGCGACGCCGTACCTGTGCCGCCCGATCGATTGGGGCGCCGACATCGTGATCCACTCGGCGACCAAGTTCCTCGGCGGACATGGCACCAGCATCGGCGGCGTCGTGGTCGAGGCCGGCACGTTCAACTGGTCGAACGGGCGCTTCCCGGTGATCGCGGAGCCGTCCCCGGCGTACCACGGACTGCAGTTCCACGAAACGTTCGGCACCTACGGGTACCTGATGAAGCTGCGCGCCGAAACGCTGCGCGACCTCGGGGGCGCGCTCTCACCGTTCAACGCGTTCCTGTTCCTGCAGGGCCTGGAAACGCTGTCGCTGCGGATGGAACGCCACGTCGCCAACGCGCTGGCGGTGGCCGGCTTCCTCCGATCCCACGAGCTCGCGTCGAACGTCAGCCATCCGGGTCTCGCGGACAGCCGGTACCGGCCGCTGGTCGACAAGTACCTGCCGCGCGGGGCCGGCGCCGTGTTCTCGTTCGACTGCGCCGGCGGGCGCGCCGGTGGTCAAGGCCTCATCTCCGGGCTGAACTTATGGTCCCATCTGGCGAACGTCGGCGACGCGAAGAGCCTGGTCATCCATCCCGCCAGCACCACCCATCGGCAGTTGAGCGACCACGAACTGGCCGCGGCCGGCGTCGGCCCGGGAACCGTCCGGCTGTCCGTCGGCACCGAGTCCGTCGACGACCTGATCTGGGACCTGGAGAACGGTTTCAAACATGTTGCCGCAGGCATCGACCGCGCGGAGGCCGGCGCATGA
- the metX gene encoding homoserine O-acetyltransferase MetX, producing the protein MVESAPVLAAGSAGTVETQYLDLPAPVPLDCGSALYPVRVAYETYGELSPARDNVILVCHALSGDAHAAGTSKAPTDSARDGFGAADSDGTAGQGLGWWDGMIGPGKAFDTDRFFVVSTNLLGGCRGTTGPSSIDPATGAPYGPDFPVVTVADMVRTERAFLDALGIERLAAVAGGSLGGMQALEWAVRYPDQVDAVIAIASTHALHPQGLAWNAIAREAIRRDPAWQSGRYYGTGHGPDAGLGIARMVGHITYLSAPALDQKFARRLQYADDIRYTIDEPEFEVENYLRHQANTFVKRFDANTYLYTSRALTYFDLARGHGSLERALAGVAARTLLIAFSSDWLYPPQASRELAQALRSLGKEVELEVIDAPYGHDCFLLEEARQTPIIRRFLADERTP; encoded by the coding sequence ATGGTGGAGTCAGCCCCAGTGCTTGCGGCCGGCTCAGCTGGAACAGTCGAGACCCAGTACCTGGACCTGCCGGCACCCGTGCCGCTCGACTGCGGCAGCGCTTTGTACCCGGTCCGCGTCGCGTACGAGACGTACGGCGAACTGTCCCCGGCCCGCGACAACGTCATCCTGGTCTGCCATGCGCTCAGCGGCGACGCCCACGCGGCGGGTACCTCGAAGGCACCGACGGACAGCGCCCGCGACGGGTTCGGAGCCGCCGACAGCGACGGCACGGCCGGCCAGGGACTCGGCTGGTGGGACGGGATGATCGGGCCCGGCAAGGCGTTCGACACCGACCGGTTCTTCGTCGTGTCCACGAACCTGCTGGGCGGGTGCCGCGGCACGACCGGTCCGTCGTCGATCGATCCGGCCACCGGCGCGCCGTACGGACCAGACTTCCCGGTCGTCACCGTCGCTGACATGGTACGAACCGAGCGCGCGTTCCTGGACGCGCTCGGCATCGAGCGACTCGCCGCGGTGGCCGGGGGTTCGCTCGGCGGCATGCAAGCGCTCGAGTGGGCCGTCCGCTACCCCGACCAGGTCGACGCGGTCATCGCGATCGCCAGTACGCACGCGCTGCATCCACAGGGACTCGCCTGGAACGCGATCGCGCGCGAGGCGATCCGGCGCGATCCGGCCTGGCAAAGCGGTCGCTACTACGGCACCGGTCACGGACCCGACGCGGGCCTCGGCATCGCGCGGATGGTCGGCCACATCACATACCTGTCGGCGCCGGCGCTTGACCAGAAGTTCGCCCGCCGATTGCAGTACGCCGACGATATCCGGTACACCATCGACGAACCCGAGTTCGAGGTCGAGAACTATCTGCGCCATCAGGCGAACACGTTCGTCAAACGCTTCGACGCCAACACCTACCTCTACACGTCGCGGGCGTTGACGTACTTCGATCTCGCCCGCGGGCACGGATCACTTGAGCGCGCGCTGGCAGGGGTCGCGGCGCGGACCTTGCTGATCGCGTTCAGCTCCGACTGGCTGTATCCGCCACAGGCATCGCGCGAGCTCGCGCAGGCGCTGCGGTCGCTCGGCAAGGAGGTCGAGCTAGAGGTGATCGACGCGCCGTACGGACATGACTGCTTCCTGCTGGAGGAAGCCCGCCAAACGCCCATCATCCGCCGGTTCCTGGCTGACGAAAGGACCCCATGA
- a CDS encoding OsmC family protein encodes MTTTVVNGVNVQALLDAREVLKTSPEAARFVWRASSTWRKGVHSTTTIEKFFGLGAEQTHQAASVFEADHPAVFAADDNGITPIEYLLVGLASCLTAGVASVAQNRGIQLRSVESTVEGNHDIRGILGADSDVRNGFNDVKVTFSIDADASKAEIEALVAQSQKRSAVFDALTNPTSVTVEVA; translated from the coding sequence ATGACTACGACGGTTGTCAACGGCGTCAACGTCCAGGCTCTGCTGGACGCCCGTGAGGTGCTGAAGACCTCGCCCGAGGCCGCACGGTTCGTCTGGCGGGCATCGTCCACCTGGCGCAAGGGCGTGCACAGCACGACCACGATCGAGAAGTTCTTCGGGCTCGGCGCGGAGCAGACCCACCAGGCCGCGTCGGTGTTCGAGGCCGACCACCCCGCGGTCTTCGCGGCCGACGACAACGGCATCACCCCGATCGAGTACCTGCTGGTCGGCCTGGCGAGCTGCCTGACCGCCGGCGTCGCGTCGGTCGCGCAGAACCGTGGCATCCAGCTGCGCTCGGTGGAGTCGACGGTCGAGGGCAACCACGACATCCGCGGCATCCTCGGCGCCGACAGCGACGTACGCAACGGCTTCAACGACGTGAAGGTGACGTTCAGCATCGACGCGGACGCGTCCAAGGCGGAGATCGAGGCGCTCGTCGCCCAGTCGCAGAAGCGCTCCGCGGTGTTCGACGCGCTCACCAATCCGACCAGCGTGACCGTCGAAGTCGCCTGA
- a CDS encoding NAD(P)/FAD-dependent oxidoreductase has product MGAGHAGLAASHFLTRRSIDHLVLERGEVANSWRCERRPSLRLLTPNWLTRLPGHHYDGPEPDGYLTMAEVTEFIERFAKLSAAPVRTGIEVLSVRRTDTGYRVLTSDGEISCRAVVIASGAFNQPVVPELAAAVPETVQQLTPFDYREPDQLADGGVLVVGASSTGVQLAAELRRSGRPVVISVGEQARMPRTYRGRDVLWWMIASGIWNQRYDEIDDLERARRLPSPQLIGSPERTTLDLNALTTLGVEPVGRLAAVRDGVALFSGGLRNVLSLADLKLSRLLDTFDEWAGETPGSPGRFEPTAVPSSTRLQLDLSSGEIRTVIWATGFRPDYSWLDVPVLDTKGRLRHDGGVVDSPGLYALGLPVLRRRKSTFIYGIEDDARDLADHLARYLR; this is encoded by the coding sequence ATCGGCGCCGGCCACGCGGGTCTGGCGGCGAGTCACTTCCTGACCCGCCGATCCATCGACCATCTCGTGCTCGAGCGTGGCGAAGTCGCGAACTCGTGGCGGTGCGAACGGCGGCCGTCGCTGCGCTTGCTGACGCCGAACTGGCTGACCCGGCTGCCGGGCCATCACTACGATGGCCCGGAGCCGGACGGGTACCTGACGATGGCCGAGGTGACCGAGTTCATCGAGCGCTTCGCGAAACTCTCGGCCGCGCCGGTGCGGACAGGTATCGAAGTGCTTTCGGTACGACGTACTGACACCGGCTATCGCGTACTGACCAGCGACGGCGAGATCAGTTGTCGCGCGGTGGTGATCGCCAGCGGTGCGTTCAACCAGCCGGTCGTACCGGAGCTCGCGGCCGCGGTGCCCGAAACCGTGCAGCAACTGACGCCGTTCGATTACCGCGAGCCCGACCAGCTCGCGGACGGCGGTGTACTTGTCGTCGGCGCGTCGTCCACCGGGGTCCAGCTGGCCGCCGAGCTGCGGCGCTCCGGCCGCCCGGTGGTGATCTCGGTGGGGGAGCAGGCCCGGATGCCGAGGACGTACCGGGGCCGCGATGTGCTGTGGTGGATGATTGCCTCGGGCATCTGGAATCAGCGGTACGACGAGATCGACGACCTCGAGCGCGCGCGCCGGTTGCCGTCGCCGCAGTTGATCGGATCACCCGAGCGTACGACGCTCGACCTCAACGCGCTGACCACGCTGGGCGTGGAGCCGGTGGGGCGGCTGGCGGCCGTTCGCGACGGGGTGGCGTTGTTCTCCGGCGGTCTGCGGAACGTGTTGTCGCTTGCCGACCTCAAGCTGTCCCGGCTGCTCGACACGTTCGACGAGTGGGCCGGTGAGACGCCCGGTTCGCCTGGACGCTTCGAGCCAACCGCGGTTCCGTCCTCGACCCGGCTCCAGCTCGACCTGAGCAGCGGCGAGATTCGGACCGTCATCTGGGCAACAGGTTTCCGTCCCGACTACAGCTGGCTCGACGTACCGGTCCTCGACACGAAAGGCCGATTGCGCCACGACGGCGGCGTGGTCGACAGCCCAGGTCTGTACGCACTCGGCCTGCCTGTCCTGCGCCGACGCAAATCAACTTTCATCTACGGCATCGAGGACGACGCCCGCGACCTCGCCGACCACCTCGCTCGCTACTTGCGGTAA